The following proteins are encoded in a genomic region of Clostridium kluyveri:
- a CDS encoding DUF5050 domain-containing protein → MSFSGNTNGNIYFNGISAKQDEWIYYTDGGTCLYKCKEDGNTITKLFDTLQGESSIEYVYNINAVGDWVYYSTSTGIYKIKTDGSSKTKIFDHSCNTMIVIGDIIYFTATFVDEVANRSFFKMNTDGSGITLINPSEFIQNLNILGDWAYYVNCSDNNRIYKIKLDGSSKTKIKDECVSQMLIDNGYMYYSSPGAIYKTKLNSSESLCILNDSNVDGNFNVANGWIYYTSKDCGLYKIKTDSSSNVKIIDSNILNPGISGNRKIYGPNVVDDWVYYTWSVFTPGEDIVEYVYKTKIDGSENDYVDSSINNTNSN, encoded by the coding sequence TTGTCTTTTTCCGGCAATACTAATGGTAACATATATTTTAATGGAATTTCAGCTAAACAAGATGAATGGATTTATTATACAGATGGAGGTACATGTTTATATAAGTGTAAGGAAGATGGAAATACAATTACAAAATTATTTGATACATTGCAGGGTGAGTCTAGCATAGAGTATGTGTATAATATAAATGCTGTAGGAGATTGGGTTTATTATTCCACAAGTACCGGAATATATAAGATAAAAACTGATGGTTCTAGTAAAACAAAAATATTTGATCATTCATGCAACACTATGATCGTAATTGGAGATATAATTTATTTTACAGCTACGTTTGTGGATGAGGTAGCTAATCGTTCTTTCTTTAAAATGAATACTGATGGCTCAGGAATAACTCTTATAAATCCAAGTGAATTTATACAAAACTTAAATATACTTGGAGACTGGGCTTATTATGTTAATTGCTCTGATAATAATAGAATATATAAGATTAAACTTGATGGTTCAAGTAAAACGAAAATAAAAGATGAGTGTGTATCACAAATGCTTATAGATAACGGTTATATGTATTATTCATCTCCTGGTGCAATTTATAAGACAAAGCTTAATAGTTCAGAAAGTTTATGTATTCTCAATGATTCTAATGTTGATGGGAACTTTAACGTTGCTAATGGTTGGATTTATTACACATCAAAAGATTGTGGATTGTATAAAATTAAAACAGATAGTAGTAGTAATGTTAAAATAATAGACAGTAACATTCTTAATCCTGGAATTTCCGGAAACCGCAAAATATATGGGCCTAACGTCGTAGACGACTGGGTTTATTATACTTGGTCTGTTTTTACTCCAGGGGAGGATATCGTTGAGTATGTATATAAAACTAAAATAGATGGTTCTGAAAATGACTATGTAGATTCTAGTATAAATAACACCAACTCGAATTAA
- a CDS encoding helix-turn-helix domain-containing protein codes for MGLNDFIQIGSKIKYIRKQKGISQKEIAKILEIPYSTYSNYENNNREPDANTLNKIAKVFKISINQLLGISHYIETLNYFNNKECSIKNKWFELELNLEFWENLQNQLSFVSEKVDAFRNKIENGEKISNSDLEKITLYLKNFSEQT; via the coding sequence ATGGGGTTAAATGATTTTATTCAGATTGGTAGTAAAATCAAATATATAAGAAAGCAAAAAGGAATTAGTCAAAAAGAAATAGCTAAAATTCTAGAAATACCATATTCAACTTATTCTAATTATGAAAACAATAATCGTGAACCAGATGCAAATACACTGAACAAAATCGCCAAAGTTTTTAAAATATCTATTAATCAATTACTTGGTATAAGTCATTATATAGAAACACTTAATTATTTTAATAATAAAGAATGTTCAATTAAAAATAAATGGTTCGAACTTGAATTAAATTTAGAATTTTGGGAAAACTTACAAAACCAACTTTCATTTGTTTCCGAAAAAGTAGACGCATTTAGAAACAAAATAGAAAATGGTGAGAAAATCAGTAATTCTGATTTAGAGAAAATAACTTTATATTTAAAAAATTTCTCAGAACAAACATAA
- a CDS encoding Uma2 family endonuclease: MPESKKQYTYDEFLEITKDMERAEFIDGEILLQVTPTLQHQNIIGNLLFEFKQYLKEEKCKPFISPFDIILQKENEDIKRVQTDLFVLCDNSKDDVVKSSIFKDLSIKLESIFQ; this comes from the coding sequence TTGCCCGAATCTAAAAAACAATACACTTATGATGAGTTTTTAGAAATCACGAAAGATATGGAAAGAGCTGAATTTATAGATGGAGAAATACTATTACAAGTTACTCCCACACTTCAACACCAGAATATAATTGGAAATTTATTGTTTGAATTTAAACAATATCTTAAAGAGGAAAAGTGCAAACCATTTATTTCACCCTTTGATATCATATTGCAAAAAGAGAATGAAGATATAAAAAGAGTTCAAACTGATTTATTTGTTTTATGTGATAATTCAAAGGATGATGTAGTTAAGTCCAGTATATTTAAAGATTTATCTATTAAACTGGAGAGCATATTCCAATAA
- a CDS encoding Uma2 family endonuclease — MDNTAKNKIYTYADYMNYPEGARIELIGGTIYDMSPAPSRIHQELIMELSARFYNYIKTNNGNCKVYPSPFDVFLTDDENLDNCKNIVQPDISVICDRNKLNDKGCIGAPDMVIEIVSPFNPNNDYIKKLNLYDQYKVKEYWIVNPMNKSTLVYRLDNTTHYAAPETYNFTDKIKVGIYNNLEIDFNTLDV; from the coding sequence ATGGATAACACAGCTAAAAATAAAATTTACACTTATGCTGACTATATGAATTACCCTGAAGGTGCAAGAATAGAGCTTATAGGCGGTACAATATACGATATGTCTCCAGCACCCTCAAGAATACATCAAGAACTTATTATGGAATTGTCTGCTAGGTTTTATAATTACATTAAAACCAATAACGGTAATTGCAAAGTATATCCTTCGCCTTTTGATGTATTTCTTACTGATGATGAAAACCTTGATAACTGCAAAAACATTGTCCAGCCTGATATATCTGTAATATGTGATAGGAATAAATTAAATGATAAAGGCTGTATTGGTGCTCCTGATATGGTAATAGAGATAGTATCACCATTCAATCCTAACAATGATTATATAAAAAAATTAAACCTATATGACCAATATAAAGTTAAAGAATATTGGATAGTAAATCCTATGAATAAATCCACATTAGTTTATAGACTTGATAATACAACACACTATGCCGCTCCTGAAACTTATAATTTTACAGATAAAATAAAGGTTGGAATATATAACAATTTAGAAATTGATTTTAATACTTTAGATGTGTAG
- a CDS encoding tyrosine-type recombinase/integrase, whose amino-acid sequence MATKTNVIKNGKKYYRVYLDLGRDSNGRRIRKEFYGKSKKEAEDKLEKYKNGLNSGLTSDYDKLTLGKVCDMWLFEKVKNTVKPSTFERYEGIFRLYVKPSPLYPIKLKDLKGLDIQRYYNTLMDSGKSANVVKNLNKLLKSFFNYCVAEGYLVRNYCMGKSITLPEDNSVNDEDGINDITIFTLDEQNQFVKAVASHRLQALFLLALGTGLRQGELLGLNWNDINYKDCTVSVKRTIKDVYLFDGNKKKYCLVEQSPKTKNSIRTIPIPENLIPILKKHELQQKKEKLKAGVAYIKNDYIFSTPLGTPIDPNNLRKMYVKILNKNNIPCKKFHSLRHTYATRLFEKDVPIKTVQMLLGHADISTTSNVYVHVMPEQKIKAIDKINSLFNVE is encoded by the coding sequence TTGGCAACAAAGACCAATGTAATTAAAAATGGTAAAAAATATTATAGAGTATACCTTGACCTGGGAAGGGATTCAAATGGAAGAAGAATTAGAAAAGAATTCTATGGTAAATCTAAGAAGGAAGCTGAAGACAAATTAGAGAAATATAAAAATGGCTTGAATAGCGGTTTAACCAGCGATTATGATAAGCTTACACTTGGTAAAGTATGTGATATGTGGTTATTTGAAAAAGTTAAGAATACAGTTAAGCCCTCCACATTTGAAAGATATGAGGGCATTTTTAGACTATATGTAAAGCCATCGCCGCTATATCCCATAAAATTAAAAGACCTTAAAGGACTTGATATACAGCGTTATTATAATACTCTTATGGATAGCGGTAAAAGTGCCAATGTAGTTAAAAATCTAAATAAACTACTTAAATCCTTTTTTAATTATTGTGTTGCTGAAGGCTATTTAGTAAGAAATTACTGTATGGGAAAATCAATAACCCTTCCTGAAGATAATTCAGTAAATGATGAAGACGGAATAAATGATATAACTATATTTACTCTAGATGAACAAAATCAATTTGTAAAGGCTGTAGCAAGCCATAGATTACAAGCATTATTTCTGTTAGCACTTGGTACTGGATTAAGGCAAGGGGAGCTGCTCGGTTTAAACTGGAATGATATAAACTATAAAGATTGTACTGTATCAGTTAAAAGAACTATAAAAGATGTTTACTTATTTGATGGCAATAAAAAGAAATATTGCTTAGTTGAACAATCCCCTAAAACTAAAAACAGTATTAGGACTATTCCTATACCTGAAAATCTAATACCAATATTGAAAAAACATGAATTACAGCAGAAAAAGGAAAAACTCAAGGCAGGGGTTGCATATATTAAAAATGATTATATATTCTCTACTCCGCTAGGAACGCCAATAGATCCCAATAATCTTAGAAAAATGTATGTTAAAATACTGAATAAAAACAATATACCTTGTAAGAAGTTCCATAGTTTAAGGCATACATATGCAACACGACTATTTGAAAAGGATGTTCCTATAAAAACCGTTCAAATGTTACTAGGCCATGCTGATATTTCAACTACATCAAATGTTTATGTTCACGTAATGCCTGAACAAAAAATAAAAGCAATTGATAAAATAAATAGTCTTTTTAATGTAGAATAA
- a CDS encoding metallophosphoesterase, with product MHIGVVSDTHRYKKFINKVVDVLYNTELIIHLGDNVQDVNEIKKIYTGSIINVSGNCDFNVDAPVERLEIISGKRFFITHGHRYDVKYSLSRLKCRALERKADIVLFGHTHISQIVYEEGIWFINPGSPSVPRDGFNSVVTIDMQKGIVSPDIKGI from the coding sequence TTGCATATAGGGGTAGTAAGTGATACTCATAGGTATAAAAAGTTCATAAATAAAGTTGTGGATGTACTGTATAATACAGAACTGATTATTCATTTAGGAGATAATGTTCAGGATGTTAATGAAATAAAAAAGATTTATACAGGCTCTATTATTAATGTAAGTGGTAACTGTGATTTTAATGTAGATGCTCCTGTTGAAAGATTAGAAATTATAAGTGGCAAAAGGTTCTTTATAACTCACGGACATAGATATGATGTTAAATATAGTTTATCTAGGCTAAAATGCAGAGCCTTGGAACGGAAAGCTGATATAGTTTTATTTGGACATACTCATATATCACAAATAGTTTATGAGGAGGGAATATGGTTTATTAATCCAGGAAGCCCCTCTGTACCTAGGGATGGATTCAATAGTGTTGTAACTATAGATATGCAGAAAGGAATTGTAAGTCCAGATATTAAAGGAATTTAA
- a CDS encoding XTP/dITP diphosphatase, translated as MKKLIVASNNVNKIKEIKQILSKYPIEVISMKEANIDIDIVEDGTTFQENAYKKAKTIYDLLKVKCMVLADDSGLVVRGLDGRPGVYSARFAGEHGNDKKNNEKLLKLLEYKGYEDRKAKFVCAITLIINDSKVLKVQGEISGIICEEERGTNRFGYDPLFYIPEYNMTFGEMDSILKNCISHRAMALKELEKEMRYLMKEV; from the coding sequence ATGAAAAAATTAATAGTAGCAAGCAATAATGTTAATAAGATAAAGGAAATAAAACAAATACTTTCTAAATATCCAATAGAAGTTATATCTATGAAAGAGGCTAATATAGATATTGATATTGTAGAGGATGGAACTACATTTCAAGAAAATGCTTATAAAAAAGCTAAAACTATATATGACTTGCTAAAAGTTAAGTGTATGGTACTGGCAGATGATTCAGGTCTTGTGGTAAGGGGGCTAGATGGAAGGCCGGGGGTATATTCTGCAAGATTTGCAGGGGAACATGGAAATGATAAAAAAAATAATGAAAAACTTTTAAAACTTTTGGAATATAAAGGCTACGAGGATAGAAAGGCTAAATTTGTATGTGCAATTACATTAATAATAAATGACAGTAAAGTTCTAAAGGTCCAGGGAGAAATCTCAGGTATAATATGTGAAGAAGAAAGAGGAACTAATAGATTTGGGTATGATCCATTATTTTATATACCGGAATATAATATGACCTTTGGGGAAATGGATTCTATACTTAAAAATTGTATAAGTCATAGAGCTATGGCGTTAAAAGAGCTGGAAAAGGAAATGAGGTACCTTATGAAGGAGGTATAA
- the rph gene encoding ribonuclease PH, producing MRVDGRKCNQIRPVKITRNYTKYAEGSVLMENGDTKVICTASIEDKVPPFLKGKGEGWITCEYNMIPRATQVRKARDINRGRIDGRTMEIQRIIGRALRSIVDLKAIGEKTIWVDCDVIQADGGTRTASISGAFVALVDAVNKLHKQNPFTIYPIRDFVSAVSVGIVNDTRMLDLCYLEDSRAKVDMNVVMTDSGEFVEIQGTGEQNPFTREDLKELLALAEKGIKSMISAQKDSLKMDSLWIGTGGE from the coding sequence ATGAGAGTCGATGGTAGAAAATGTAACCAAATTAGACCTGTAAAAATAACCAGAAATTATACAAAATATGCAGAGGGCTCTGTATTAATGGAAAATGGAGATACAAAGGTAATATGTACTGCTTCTATAGAGGATAAAGTACCACCTTTTTTAAAAGGGAAAGGAGAAGGTTGGATTACCTGTGAGTATAATATGATTCCTAGAGCTACCCAAGTAAGAAAGGCTAGAGATATAAATAGAGGTAGAATTGACGGGAGAACTATGGAGATTCAAAGAATAATAGGCAGGGCTCTTAGGTCCATAGTGGATTTAAAGGCCATAGGAGAAAAAACTATATGGGTTGATTGTGATGTGATCCAGGCAGATGGAGGTACCAGAACTGCATCTATATCCGGTGCTTTTGTAGCCTTGGTTGATGCTGTGAATAAACTTCACAAACAAAATCCTTTTACTATATATCCTATAAGAGATTTTGTAAGCGCTGTAAGTGTGGGAATAGTAAATGATACAAGAATGTTGGATTTATGTTATTTAGAAGATTCTAGGGCTAAAGTAGACATGAATGTAGTGATGACAGATTCAGGAGAATTTGTTGAAATACAAGGCACAGGAGAACAAAATCCTTTTACCAGGGAAGATTTAAAAGAACTTTTGGCTTTAGCGGAAAAAGGAATAAAAAGTATGATTAGTGCACAAAAGGATAGTTTAAAAATGGATTCTTTATGGATAGGAACAGGTGGGGAGTAA
- a CDS encoding AIR synthase family protein yields the protein MKAGKLDWKDLKSIIDKNRSVERNDVRVRSGIGEDCSVINFGDKECVVSTDPITGANINSGRLAVHINCNDIASCGIEPVGLLVTILLPEGASLEDINRLMGEISDEAKKLNVEILGGHTEVTSAVNKIVISCTAIGKGDKGKAVSTSGAREKDDIVVTKCLCLEGTSIIVNDYEDKLIGLLTKEEINEAKNYIEQISVVKEGIVSGEFGVNSMHDITEGGILGALWEIAEASKVGFKVYKDKLPITKITKKICSHYLIDPLKLISSGSMLITTPKGEELVHILENEGIKACIVGEITEYGYKLICHGEEEEIDAPGRDELFILEEKLK from the coding sequence ATGAAAGCTGGAAAGCTAGACTGGAAAGATTTAAAAAGTATAATAGATAAAAATAGATCTGTTGAAAGAAATGATGTTAGAGTAAGAAGTGGAATAGGAGAGGATTGTAGTGTAATAAATTTTGGGGATAAGGAGTGTGTTGTTTCCACAGATCCTATTACTGGAGCTAATATAAATAGTGGAAGACTTGCAGTACATATAAATTGTAATGATATAGCATCTTGTGGGATTGAGCCGGTAGGACTTTTGGTTACAATACTTTTGCCTGAAGGAGCTTCTTTAGAGGATATAAATAGACTTATGGGAGAAATTAGTGATGAAGCTAAGAAGTTAAATGTAGAAATTCTAGGAGGACATACTGAAGTAACCAGTGCAGTGAATAAAATAGTAATATCCTGTACTGCTATAGGAAAAGGTGATAAGGGAAAAGCAGTATCTACATCAGGAGCAAGAGAAAAAGATGATATAGTGGTAACCAAATGTTTATGCTTGGAAGGCACTAGTATTATAGTGAATGACTATGAAGATAAATTAATTGGTTTACTTACTAAAGAAGAGATAAATGAAGCTAAGAATTATATAGAACAAATAAGTGTGGTTAAAGAGGGAATAGTATCAGGAGAATTTGGAGTTAATTCTATGCATGATATAACAGAAGGAGGAATACTAGGGGCTCTATGGGAGATTGCCGAGGCCAGTAAAGTTGGTTTTAAAGTTTACAAAGATAAATTACCAATAACTAAGATAACAAAAAAAATATGCAGTCATTATTTAATAGATCCCTTAAAGTTAATTTCATCGGGAAGTATGCTTATTACAACTCCAAAAGGTGAAGAGTTAGTTCACATATTGGAGAATGAAGGTATTAAAGCCTGTATTGTAGGAGAAATTACTGAATATGGATATAAACTAATTTGCCATGGCGAGGAAGAAGAAATAGATGCTCCTGGAAGAGATGAATTATTTATATTAGAGGAAAAATTAAAGTAA
- a CDS encoding peptide ABC transporter substrate-binding protein: MKKLIYVIIIVSVIGVISITLSGGALEKKTKEIQTNSYKNSLVYNLGELPDDLIMLDSDNVRQKDILANAFEGLVSSDVNGRIIPSLAESWSVSDEGTSYTFKIRKNAKWSNGTDITAYNFVDFFSHILSVNVKNIYGDQLDCIFGAEDYRKGKCDFKNVAVTAIDKDTLSIRLNYPCNYFLNILAQPIYSLRIIDYKLINWKKYYNSILYSGSFTISNLSDEQEITLKKNSKYWNASEVKSDTIVVTSLKTSESTLAGFDNYRINIFTDPPLGEIENIEKKDKYITDTELKGTGIVFNLKGKGIVSNVNFRKAVSLSINRNNIVKNILKDTVILANSYIPSCVNNGLEGNFINKSFFSESANEGAALEAMKNLDYNDEKKSLKLIYVNSVENKKVCDEIANDLKKYIKVNVKCVGYDLNSFNNEIKNGNYDMAEIYYEGHYNYPLPFFQMWQSSSTYNLYGYSNIEFDNKFTGTVFEKDVNKKVEMFKDMENLLLEDMPIVPIYFNKTVIVTRSYVKDVYTNKMGNIKLDKVYLWKN, encoded by the coding sequence ATGAAAAAACTTATTTACGTGATAATAATTGTATCAGTGATTGGTGTGATTTCTATAACTTTAAGCGGAGGGGCACTGGAGAAAAAAACTAAGGAAATTCAGACTAACAGCTATAAAAATAGTTTAGTATATAATTTAGGAGAATTACCAGATGATTTAATAATGCTGGATTCAGATAATGTGCGGCAAAAGGATATACTTGCCAATGCATTTGAAGGTTTGGTAAGTAGTGATGTCAATGGAAGGATAATTCCATCTCTGGCAGAAAGCTGGAGTGTAAGTGATGAAGGAACCAGCTACACTTTTAAAATAAGAAAAAATGCAAAGTGGAGTAATGGAACTGATATAACTGCATATAATTTTGTGGATTTCTTCTCTCATATATTAAGTGTAAATGTAAAAAACATATATGGGGATCAATTGGATTGCATTTTTGGTGCGGAAGATTATAGAAAGGGCAAATGTGATTTTAAAAATGTAGCTGTTACTGCTATAGATAAAGATACTTTATCTATAAGGTTAAATTATCCTTGTAATTATTTTTTGAATATACTTGCCCAACCTATATATTCACTTAGAATTATTGATTACAAGCTCATAAATTGGAAAAAATATTATAATTCTATATTGTATTCAGGAAGTTTTACCATATCTAATTTGTCTGATGAGCAGGAAATAACTTTGAAGAAAAATTCTAAATATTGGAATGCCAGTGAAGTAAAAAGTGATACCATAGTAGTAACTTCTTTAAAAACCAGTGAAAGTACACTGGCGGGATTTGACAATTACAGGATAAATATATTTACAGATCCTCCTTTGGGAGAAATTGAAAACATTGAGAAAAAAGACAAATATATAACTGACACTGAATTAAAGGGTACAGGAATAGTTTTTAATTTAAAAGGGAAGGGTATTGTAAGTAATGTTAATTTTAGAAAGGCAGTATCCCTTTCTATCAATAGGAATAACATAGTTAAAAATATATTGAAAGATACGGTAATACTGGCAAATTCCTATATACCTAGTTGTGTAAACAATGGATTGGAGGGTAATTTTATAAATAAATCTTTTTTCTCAGAAAGTGCCAATGAAGGGGCAGCTTTAGAGGCTATGAAAAATTTAGATTATAATGACGAAAAAAAATCTTTAAAACTTATATATGTAAATTCAGTTGAAAATAAAAAGGTATGTGATGAAATAGCAAATGATCTGAAAAAGTATATAAAAGTAAATGTGAAATGTGTAGGATATGATTTAAACTCGTTTAATAATGAAATAAAAAATGGCAATTACGATATGGCAGAAATATATTATGAAGGGCATTATAATTATCCCTTACCTTTTTTTCAAATGTGGCAATCTTCTTCTACATATAATTTATATGGATATAGTAATATAGAATTTGATAATAAGTTCACTGGTACAGTTTTTGAGAAGGATGTAAATAAAAAAGTAGAAATGTTTAAAGATATGGAAAATTTATTGCTCGAAGATATGCCAATAGTACCTATATATTTTAATAAAACGGTTATTGTTACAAGAAGTTATGTAAAAGATGTATATACTAATAAAATGGGCAATATAAAATTGGATAAGGTTTATTTATGGAAGAATTAA
- the gatB gene encoding Asp-tRNA(Asn)/Glu-tRNA(Gln) amidotransferase subunit GatB: MEFEAVIGLEVHVELLTETKIYCGCSTVFGSDPNKHVCPVCLGLPGSLPRLNKKVVEYAIKAGLVFNCSINNKSRMDRKNYFYADCPKNYQITQQEIPICREGFIEIRNHLGKKKRIGIERIHMEEDAGKLIHTDEGTLIDYNRAGIPLIEIVSKPDIRTSREAVSYLENLRNILKFIGVSDCKMEQGSLRCDCNISIRPKYNLKLGVKTEIKNMNSFKALEKAIQYEYKRQSDLVESGEKVKQETRRWNDAKNVTEVMRSKEYANDYRYFPEGDLTAINISDNYIDNIRKTIPELPDKKIDRFVEEFKISRKEIEILILNMEIGDFFENAARLSGDAKSVSNWIAGDISRLAKETGIPLNNLNFTERDLAELIEFINCGVISNNIGKKVIEEMFYKGKRPKQIMEEKGFVQNNSKEKILKVVKEVMEENLKSIEDYKKGKKKAVKFMVGMVMKKTKGNANPVLVNKLVEEEIGKY; the protein is encoded by the coding sequence ATGGAATTTGAAGCTGTTATTGGTCTTGAAGTTCATGTAGAACTTTTAACAGAGACTAAAATATATTGTGGATGCAGTACTGTATTTGGAAGTGATCCCAATAAACATGTTTGTCCTGTATGTCTTGGGCTTCCAGGCTCCCTTCCAAGGCTGAACAAAAAAGTAGTAGAATATGCTATAAAAGCAGGACTTGTTTTTAATTGTTCTATAAATAATAAAAGTAGAATGGATAGAAAAAATTATTTTTATGCTGATTGTCCTAAAAATTATCAGATAACTCAGCAGGAAATACCTATTTGCAGGGAAGGTTTTATTGAGATAAGAAATCATTTAGGTAAAAAAAAGAGAATAGGTATTGAAAGAATACACATGGAAGAGGACGCAGGAAAACTTATACATACAGATGAAGGTACATTGATCGATTATAACAGAGCGGGAATACCCCTTATAGAAATAGTGTCAAAACCGGATATCAGGACTTCAAGGGAGGCAGTTTCATATCTTGAAAATTTAAGAAATATACTTAAATTTATAGGGGTATCGGATTGTAAGATGGAACAAGGTTCCCTTAGATGTGACTGCAATATATCCATAAGACCTAAGTATAATCTGAAATTGGGAGTAAAAACTGAAATAAAGAATATGAACTCTTTCAAGGCGCTTGAGAAAGCTATCCAGTATGAGTATAAAAGGCAAAGTGATTTAGTGGAATCTGGAGAAAAGGTGAAGCAGGAAACTAGAAGATGGAATGATGCCAAAAATGTAACTGAAGTTATGAGAAGCAAAGAATATGCTAATGACTATAGGTATTTCCCGGAAGGAGATTTGACAGCTATAAATATTTCAGATAATTATATAGATAACATAAGAAAAACTATTCCAGAACTTCCGGATAAAAAGATAGATAGATTTGTTGAAGAATTTAAAATTTCTAGAAAGGAAATAGAAATTTTAATTTTAAATATGGAAATAGGAGATTTTTTTGAAAATGCAGCTAGATTGAGTGGAGATGCAAAGTCCGTTTCCAATTGGATTGCAGGGGATATATCAAGGCTTGCAAAGGAAACAGGAATTCCTTTAAATAACTTAAATTTTACAGAAAGAGATTTAGCGGAGTTGATTGAATTTATAAATTGCGGTGTTATTTCCAATAATATAGGTAAGAAGGTCATTGAGGAAATGTTTTATAAAGGTAAACGCCCTAAACAAATAATGGAGGAAAAGGGATTTGTTCAAAATAACAGTAAAGAGAAAATCTTAAAAGTTGTAAAAGAGGTTATGGAAGAAAACCTAAAGTCCATTGAAGATTATAAAAAGGGCAAGAAAAAAGCAGTGAAATTTATGGTAGGTATGGTTATGAAAAAGACCAAGGGTAATGCCAATCCTGTGCTTGTAAATAAATTAGTGGAAGAAGAAATAGGTAAATATTAA